The following are from one region of the Methanospirillum hungatei genome:
- a CDS encoding aspartate kinase: protein MKLIMKFGGTSVQNAESVRRAIDIVYDRFSRHDHLAVVVSAKRGVTDRLISCAEAMVTSRDAEEISDLISFLIENHLTTLQEVAPDFFQETSEIITRRIENLRDFLYAVYHLRELTVRSRDYIISFGERLNAPIISAALRQRGIPSMVLDGCEAGILTTENHGDAIALPAGETRIKTRLEPIIEHSVPVITGFMGCTEKGVVTTLGRSGSDYSATIIGAALDADEIWIWTDVDGIMTTDPRMVPEARVISRISYIEVMELSYFGAKVMHSRSIEPAMQKGIPVWVKNTFNPDYPGTVIEGGELKDSRVVKAITYIDKVAAITITGAQMVGRPGVARHIFTLLAEHQINVMMISQGSSEANITLIIEAQQVKTAMEALLPLKERCVFRDITANEDVCAVAVVGSGMAGMAGTAGRTFSALGKAGINVMMISQGSSEVNISFVVRQQDGPLAVRILHDEFNLMNEEV, encoded by the coding sequence ATGAAACTCATCATGAAGTTTGGGGGCACTTCTGTCCAGAACGCAGAGTCAGTCAGAAGGGCTATAGATATTGTATATGACCGATTTTCCAGGCATGATCATCTGGCAGTTGTAGTTTCTGCAAAAAGAGGGGTCACTGACCGGTTGATTTCCTGTGCAGAAGCGATGGTTACTTCACGGGATGCAGAAGAGATATCTGATCTCATCTCATTTCTCATCGAGAATCATCTGACTACCTTACAAGAAGTCGCTCCTGATTTTTTCCAGGAAACCAGTGAGATAATCACCCGGCGCATAGAAAACCTGCGTGATTTTCTTTATGCAGTCTATCATCTCAGAGAACTTACTGTCAGATCCCGTGATTACATCATCTCATTTGGTGAACGCCTCAATGCACCGATCATAAGTGCTGCACTTCGTCAGCGCGGAATACCATCAATGGTACTTGACGGATGTGAAGCAGGGATTCTCACCACAGAAAACCATGGAGATGCTATCGCTCTGCCTGCCGGGGAAACACGTATTAAAACCCGTCTTGAACCGATCATTGAACATTCAGTCCCGGTCATCACCGGTTTTATGGGATGTACAGAAAAAGGGGTAGTTACCACACTTGGCAGATCAGGATCAGATTATTCAGCCACAATCATTGGTGCTGCCCTGGACGCTGATGAGATCTGGATATGGACCGATGTGGATGGCATCATGACAACCGATCCCAGGATGGTCCCAGAAGCGCGGGTTATTTCCCGTATCTCCTACATCGAGGTAATGGAGCTCTCATACTTTGGGGCAAAGGTCATGCATTCACGGTCCATTGAACCAGCCATGCAAAAGGGAATTCCAGTCTGGGTCAAGAATACCTTTAATCCGGACTATCCGGGAACGGTTATCGAAGGCGGGGAACTCAAAGACTCACGCGTCGTAAAAGCCATCACCTATATCGACAAAGTTGCAGCGATTACTATCACCGGAGCACAGATGGTAGGAAGACCAGGAGTAGCCAGGCACATATTCACCCTGCTTGCTGAGCATCAGATTAACGTGATGATGATATCACAGGGCTCATCTGAAGCAAATATTACCCTGATCATCGAAGCACAACAGGTGAAAACTGCCATGGAGGCATTACTGCCATTAAAAGAGCGGTGTGTATTCAGGGACATTACTGCTAATGAAGATGTCTGTGCTGTCGCAGTAGTAGGTTCAGGAATGGCGGGCATGGCAGGCACTGCTGGACGGACATTTTCTGCACTGGGAAAAGCCGGAATTAACGTGATGATGATTTCACAAGGTTCATCTGAAGTAAATATTTCTTTTGTCGTCCGACAACAGGATGGCCCATTAGCAGTCCGGATATTGCATGATGAATTTAATCTCATGAATGAAGAGGTATGA
- the purM gene encoding phosphoribosylformylglycinamidine cyclo-ligase, whose protein sequence is MEQDAYREAGVDIDLEAAAVKSLISELTYRRKGEFSMASEIGHFAGFVSFGKYVLAMAVDGVGTKMLVADALQNWSTVGIDCIAMNVNDLYVMNLEPIAFVDYIATSELSHDQMKQIGKGLNEGAKLANLSILGGETATLKGLVTGLDLAGACLGIQEKEKVITGSAIVPGDIMVGIPSSGIHSNGLTLARRMVEQHGSYDERLQSGETLGESLLKPTRIYADVLRICEETDVHGMCHITGGGLLNLNRLGEFGYIFDSPLPPQEIYTWIVQTGGISEQEMYRTFNMGMGYVIIMPQEGVNTVKKYYPDAQVVGKIERSPGISLNGKKLF, encoded by the coding sequence ATGGAGCAGGACGCATATCGGGAAGCAGGAGTAGATATTGATCTTGAAGCTGCGGCAGTCAAAAGTCTCATCTCCGAATTGACCTACCGAAGGAAGGGCGAATTCAGTATGGCATCAGAGATAGGTCATTTCGCAGGATTTGTCTCTTTTGGAAAATATGTCCTTGCCATGGCAGTTGATGGAGTTGGCACAAAAATGCTGGTCGCTGATGCATTGCAGAACTGGTCTACGGTGGGTATTGACTGTATTGCAATGAATGTCAATGACCTGTATGTTATGAATCTTGAGCCAATTGCATTTGTAGACTATATTGCCACATCTGAACTGTCTCATGATCAGATGAAGCAGATCGGTAAAGGTCTCAATGAAGGAGCAAAACTTGCGAACCTCTCAATACTGGGAGGTGAGACAGCAACGCTAAAGGGGTTGGTGACAGGTCTTGACCTTGCCGGAGCATGCCTTGGTATTCAGGAAAAAGAAAAGGTCATCACAGGTTCAGCCATTGTTCCAGGCGATATTATGGTTGGCATTCCTTCATCCGGTATTCACAGCAATGGGTTGACACTTGCCCGCCGGATGGTAGAACAGCATGGATCATATGATGAACGCCTGCAATCAGGAGAAACACTCGGGGAAAGTCTTCTAAAACCAACCCGTATCTATGCAGATGTCCTGCGGATTTGTGAAGAAACAGACGTACATGGAATGTGCCACATCACTGGTGGCGGCCTTTTAAATCTGAACCGTCTCGGAGAATTCGGGTATATATTCGACTCACCCCTTCCACCCCAGGAGATTTACACCTGGATTGTACAGACCGGCGGGATATCTGAACAGGAGATGTACCGGACGTTTAACATGGGTATGGGATATGTTATCATCATGCCACAAGAAGGCGTGAACACTGTCAAAAAATATTATCCTGATGCTCAGGTTGTTGGAAAAATTGAGAGAAGTCCGGGGATATCACTCAACGGGAAAAAACTATTTTAA
- a CDS encoding ZPR1 zinc finger domain-containing protein yields the protein MEQEVRGTCPSCGEEVDWLYKTENIPYFSDILIITCSCPDCGYRFSDVQNITTNEPVRYTFCACCEDDLSVRVVRSSAGKIIIPELGVEIDPGPACEGFVSNVEGVLLRIDKVLDGVLIDGDDIQRRNALSLKEKIVNLQNGKGSITLIIEDPHGNSLIDSEKAEKGTYCPDNS from the coding sequence TTGGAACAGGAAGTCAGAGGAACGTGTCCGTCCTGTGGAGAGGAGGTTGACTGGCTCTATAAGACCGAGAATATACCCTATTTTTCAGATATTCTCATAATTACCTGTTCCTGTCCTGACTGCGGCTACCGGTTTTCTGATGTGCAGAATATCACCACAAATGAACCAGTCCGGTATACCTTTTGTGCGTGCTGTGAGGATGACCTCTCGGTCCGTGTGGTCAGAAGTAGCGCAGGAAAAATAATCATACCTGAACTTGGTGTTGAGATTGATCCTGGTCCGGCATGTGAAGGATTTGTGTCAAATGTTGAGGGCGTTCTGCTCCGAATTGACAAGGTTCTTGATGGTGTCCTGATTGATGGTGATGATATACAGCGAAGGAATGCTCTTTCTTTAAAAGAGAAAATTGTAAATCTTCAAAATGGGAAAGGAAGCATCACTCTTATCATTGAAGATCCACATGGAAATTCGTTGATTGATTCAGAAAAAGCTGAAAAGGGGACTTATTGTCCAGATAACTCTTAA
- the sepF gene encoding cell division protein SepF produces MGLRDLLFGSKDTSSPDEYKDLTLKEYELSENPALLVKVATVTGLRESQIVKDQVYDGNIVIVDITRLKMDKINYERVMKDFYQVARDVDGDIVGLGDQQYVIITPKNVKISRDRIGGGA; encoded by the coding sequence ATGGGACTTCGCGACCTTCTCTTCGGAAGCAAGGATACCTCTTCCCCGGACGAATATAAAGATCTCACCCTGAAGGAGTATGAACTCAGTGAGAACCCAGCCCTTCTTGTTAAGGTCGCCACGGTTACAGGTCTGCGGGAAAGTCAGATCGTAAAAGATCAGGTATATGACGGGAATATTGTAATTGTTGATATTACTCGTCTGAAAATGGACAAAATCAATTATGAACGGGTTATGAAAGACTTCTATCAGGTTGCACGGGATGTAGACGGGGATATTGTTGGTCTTGGGGATCAACAATATGTAATAATCACCCCGAAAAATGTAAAAATATCCCGTGACCGCATCGGTGGCGGTGCCTGA
- a CDS encoding RNA-binding protein encodes MGKLTSKRRHSIRKSQVSGILERLREEIGDGAEQFSGKMIEIIETNQDVHLYLVDKEPLILEKDGILFPSLRGALSRPFPQKRIVVDMGAVSFVVNGADIMRPGVVDVSPDVTAGKPVQIVDERHGKPLALGIALFDAADLLAQEKGKISRTWHYVGDDIWNLEF; translated from the coding sequence ATGGGTAAGCTGACTTCAAAAAGAAGACATTCAATACGAAAGTCCCAGGTTAGCGGAATACTGGAACGGCTTCGAGAGGAGATAGGGGACGGAGCAGAGCAGTTTTCCGGAAAGATGATTGAAATAATCGAGACAAACCAGGATGTTCACCTCTATCTGGTTGACAAAGAGCCGTTGATCCTTGAAAAGGATGGGATACTGTTTCCCAGCCTGCGTGGTGCATTATCACGTCCGTTTCCACAAAAACGGATTGTGGTGGATATGGGTGCAGTATCATTCGTGGTCAACGGGGCTGATATCATGCGGCCGGGCGTTGTTGACGTATCTCCGGATGTTACTGCAGGAAAACCGGTTCAGATTGTTGATGAGCGTCATGGAAAACCACTGGCACTTGGTATTGCATTATTTGATGCGGCGGATCTCCTCGCGCAGGAGAAAGGAAAGATATCCAGAACATGGCATTACGTCGGTGATGATATCTGGAATCTTGAGTTCTGA
- a CDS encoding LSM domain-containing protein — MTKRPMDILDQVLNRQPVLISLKGGREIKGVLQGYDVHMNLVLDKAEEIVEGQAHSIGTLIIRGDNVIYISPNPQ, encoded by the coding sequence ATGACTAAAAGACCTATGGATATTTTAGATCAGGTCCTGAATCGCCAACCAGTCCTGATATCCCTTAAAGGGGGCAGGGAAATCAAGGGAGTTCTCCAGGGATATGATGTCCACATGAACCTTGTTCTTGACAAAGCCGAGGAAATTGTGGAGGGGCAGGCTCACAGTATTGGTACCCTGATTATTCGCGGCGATAATGTAATCTACATCTCCCCGAATCCCCAATAA
- a CDS encoding 50S ribosomal protein L37e encodes MSKGTPSRGKRQTQTHLTCRRCGRMSYHKRHKICSSCGFGRSTRMRSYGWITKRPKVATH; translated from the coding sequence ATGTCAAAAGGAACACCATCACGAGGAAAGAGACAGACACAGACTCATCTGACCTGCAGACGATGCGGCCGGATGTCCTACCACAAGCGACATAAAATCTGTTCATCATGTGGATTTGGTCGCTCTACCCGCATGCGCTCTTACGGCTGGATAACCAAGCGGCCAAAAGTTGCAACTCATTAA
- the purF gene encoding amidophosphoribosyltransferase, with product MCGIVGIRNSADVSFSLYYALYALQHRGQESAGIATFNGSGLCKHKGNGLVSEVFSEQILQSLVGSAGIGHVRYPTTGENRPENIQPFLFTFRGHVIAIAHNGNLVNYRELRTQFEDRGQIFWSTSDTEIISKIITESIRKGGTIEDAVKKCMACLKGSYSVVMLFDGDLYAFRDPHGIRPLCFGRTESGYIVASESVAIDALNGKYERDVHPGEMLHISEDGIKFKQIAVASRKGHCVFEYIYFARADSFIDGSLVYDVRRKIGAQIYEENPLKADAVCTVPDSGTAYAVGFSERSSIPFMECLIKNRYMGRTFIMPTQEKRERAVRIKLNPIPDHLRDRSIILVDDSIVRGTTSRRIIETMREAGAREIHMRIGSPIIKAPCYLGVDMPTRAELIGSDKDVEEVRKSITATSLHYLSIDSLVDSIGLPRHDLCLGCLTGCYPVEIRDELSDDRCVTMVDRDVQTSLFDR from the coding sequence ATGTGCGGGATCGTTGGCATCAGGAATTCTGCCGACGTCTCTTTTTCTCTTTATTATGCGTTATATGCTCTCCAGCATCGCGGCCAGGAGAGTGCCGGTATAGCTACATTTAACGGTTCAGGTCTGTGCAAACACAAGGGCAACGGACTTGTCTCCGAAGTCTTCAGTGAACAGATCCTACAATCTCTTGTAGGGTCAGCAGGAATCGGGCATGTCAGGTATCCGACCACCGGAGAAAACAGGCCTGAAAACATACAACCGTTTTTATTCACCTTTCGCGGGCATGTTATTGCTATTGCGCATAATGGAAACCTGGTGAATTATCGGGAACTTCGGACACAGTTTGAGGACCGGGGACAGATATTCTGGTCTACTTCTGATACTGAGATCATTTCCAAGATAATCACCGAGTCCATAAGAAAAGGAGGGACGATTGAAGACGCGGTGAAAAAATGCATGGCCTGTCTGAAGGGTTCATACTCGGTTGTGATGCTCTTTGACGGGGATCTCTATGCATTTCGTGATCCTCATGGGATTCGCCCGCTCTGTTTTGGCAGAACAGAATCCGGATATATAGTAGCATCAGAGAGCGTTGCTATTGATGCACTGAACGGGAAGTATGAACGGGATGTCCATCCAGGTGAGATGCTCCATATTTCTGAAGATGGCATCAAATTTAAGCAGATTGCGGTAGCCTCCCGGAAAGGCCATTGTGTGTTTGAGTACATCTATTTTGCAAGAGCTGATTCATTCATTGATGGTTCATTAGTTTATGATGTCAGACGAAAAATCGGAGCTCAAATCTACGAAGAAAATCCATTAAAGGCAGATGCAGTATGTACCGTTCCTGATTCGGGAACTGCTTATGCTGTTGGCTTTTCAGAACGATCATCTATTCCGTTCATGGAGTGCCTGATTAAAAACAGGTACATGGGTCGCACGTTTATCATGCCGACACAGGAAAAGCGTGAACGGGCAGTCAGGATAAAGTTAAATCCAATTCCGGATCATCTTCGTGATCGATCAATCATTCTCGTTGATGATTCCATCGTCAGAGGAACTACATCACGGCGGATAATTGAAACTATGCGGGAAGCGGGTGCTAGAGAGATACATATGAGAATTGGATCTCCGATCATCAAAGCACCCTGTTACCTTGGTGTTGACATGCCTACCAGAGCTGAATTAATTGGAAGTGATAAAGATGTTGAAGAGGTCAGGAAAAGTATTACCGCGACAAGTCTTCATTATCTCTCAATTGATTCGCTGGTGGACAGTATCGGACTTCCCCGTCATGACCTGTGTCTTGGGTGCCTGACCGGGTGTTATCCGGTTGAGATCAGGGATGAGTTATCTGATGACCGGTGTGTGACCATGGTTGACCGGGATGTACAAACATCCTTGTTTGATAGATAA
- a CDS encoding HEPN domain-containing protein has product MPERSHDWIVQAKYDLKAAVDNCMAGNYEWACFISQQAAEKSIKSLYQYFGGDAWGHSAEKLLIGLIDSIDIDGGLLSHAKRLDRLYIISRYPDGLTYGTPHEHFTREDAHAAISSAGNIIRFCQDILA; this is encoded by the coding sequence ATGCCCGAACGAAGCCATGATTGGATAGTGCAGGCAAAATATGATCTAAAAGCCGCAGTTGATAATTGCATGGCAGGAAATTATGAGTGGGCTTGTTTTATCTCACAACAAGCTGCAGAAAAGTCTATAAAATCTCTGTATCAGTATTTCGGAGGAGATGCCTGGGGTCATTCTGCAGAGAAATTATTAATTGGATTAATTGATTCAATTGATATCGATGGCGGCCTGCTTTCTCATGCAAAACGACTTGACCGACTTTACATAATAAGCCGATATCCGGACGGATTGACATATGGCACACCCCATGAACACTTTACCAGAGAGGATGCACATGCAGCAATCAGTAGTGCAGGAAATATCATTAGATTCTGTCAGGATATTCTGGCTTAA
- a CDS encoding nucleotidyltransferase domain-containing protein produces MQQSVVQEISLDSVRIFWLNYPLIIERLIRVSERFQNYPNILEVWLFGSFAHFKAVPGSDIDLLLVIRESEKRLMDRIEEFQDLFSDIGISVDIFPYTINESDTNFVQNAKKTGVCIYNIADTKTSDAALFSLHQSAKNKRKRIV; encoded by the coding sequence ATGCAGCAATCAGTAGTGCAGGAAATATCATTAGATTCTGTCAGGATATTCTGGCTTAATTATCCTCTTATTATTGAGAGATTAATTAGAGTATCAGAAAGGTTTCAGAATTATCCTAATATCCTTGAAGTATGGCTTTTTGGTTCTTTTGCACATTTTAAAGCAGTTCCAGGAAGTGATATTGATCTGCTTTTAGTGATTCGGGAAAGTGAAAAACGGCTGATGGATAGGATCGAAGAATTCCAGGATTTATTCTCGGACATTGGAATCAGTGTAGATATTTTCCCGTATACAATTAATGAGTCAGATACAAATTTTGTTCAAAATGCAAAGAAAACAGGAGTATGTATCTACAATATTGCAGACACAAAGACCAGTGATGCAGCACTTTTTAGCCTTCATCAATCTGCAAAAAATAAAAGAAAACGAATTGTATGA
- the serA gene encoding phosphoglycerate dehydrogenase: protein MTYTILVSDELAEEGIEILREHAMVDVNTGLSEDELVATIENYDALLVRSGTQVTERVIEAGKKLRFIGRAGAGVDNIDMNAATRHGVIVANAPEGNTLAATEHTMAMMQSLCRNIPQANASMQAGEWKRSKFMGVELNEKTLGIVGLGRIGREVAKRASSFNMHIIGYDPFISPDKAAEMGIDSMSLDTLFTKADIITVHTPLIKETRHIINEKTIATMKDGVRIINCARGGIIDEAALAVAVKSGKVAGAAIDVFEEEPPKDSPLIGIPNIIVTPHLGASTVEAQKNVAISIARQCLEVLGGGDAKYVVNAPIIPSEQHEMIEPFATLGERIGRLMIQIVDGRVQKLEMVYGGDLATLGQSTKLITHMAIKGLLDPILRFPVNMVNAAYIAKDRGIAVSETTTEESAGYKNLLTMKVTTDSTELVISGSVFYKGGARIVSIAGYTMDMVPEGAVIISRHLDRPGVIGRASTILGEHQINIAGMQVGRFQPGEEAIMVLNVDGDVPEGVMEAIRGMPGIYSAKFARI, encoded by the coding sequence GTGACATATACCATCCTTGTAAGTGACGAACTCGCGGAAGAAGGAATAGAAATTCTCCGCGAACATGCCATGGTGGACGTGAACACCGGGCTTTCTGAAGATGAACTGGTTGCAACAATTGAGAATTATGATGCGCTGCTTGTCCGATCTGGTACCCAGGTAACCGAGCGGGTGATTGAAGCAGGCAAAAAACTTCGGTTTATTGGTCGAGCGGGTGCCGGAGTTGACAATATCGATATGAATGCTGCTACCCGTCATGGGGTAATTGTGGCGAATGCTCCAGAGGGAAATACCCTTGCAGCAACTGAACATACCATGGCCATGATGCAGTCTCTTTGCCGGAATATTCCCCAGGCAAATGCATCCATGCAGGCAGGAGAGTGGAAACGATCCAAGTTCATGGGAGTGGAACTCAATGAGAAGACTCTAGGAATTGTCGGACTTGGGCGTATTGGTCGTGAAGTCGCTAAACGCGCATCATCGTTTAACATGCATATCATCGGGTATGATCCGTTCATCTCTCCAGATAAAGCAGCGGAGATGGGCATTGATTCCATGAGCCTTGATACCCTTTTCACAAAAGCAGATATCATCACCGTCCATACACCTCTTATCAAAGAAACCAGGCATATCATCAATGAAAAAACAATAGCCACCATGAAAGATGGTGTCCGGATCATCAATTGTGCCCGTGGAGGGATCATCGATGAGGCAGCACTTGCTGTCGCGGTGAAATCAGGAAAGGTTGCGGGTGCCGCTATAGATGTGTTTGAAGAGGAGCCACCAAAAGACTCTCCACTCATCGGGATTCCAAACATCATTGTAACACCACATCTGGGAGCAAGCACCGTTGAAGCACAGAAGAATGTGGCCATCTCAATTGCGAGGCAGTGTCTTGAGGTGCTCGGAGGCGGGGATGCAAAATATGTTGTAAATGCACCAATTATCCCATCCGAGCAGCATGAAATGATTGAGCCTTTTGCAACCCTTGGTGAGCGCATTGGAAGACTAATGATCCAGATCGTTGATGGCCGTGTTCAGAAACTGGAGATGGTGTATGGGGGAGACCTCGCAACACTAGGGCAGTCAACAAAACTCATCACCCATATGGCTATTAAGGGGCTTTTGGATCCCATCCTCAGATTTCCAGTAAACATGGTGAATGCTGCCTACATTGCCAAGGATCGGGGCATTGCAGTATCTGAGACAACCACCGAAGAATCCGCCGGGTACAAAAATCTTCTCACGATGAAGGTGACAACAGATAGCACAGAACTGGTAATCTCCGGATCAGTGTTCTATAAAGGTGGGGCACGAATTGTTTCTATCGCCGGATATACCATGGACATGGTGCCAGAAGGAGCAGTAATCATTTCACGGCACCTTGACCGTCCGGGAGTTATTGGTCGCGCCTCTACTATTCTTGGAGAGCATCAGATCAATATTGCCGGTATGCAGGTTGGACGGTTCCAACCCGGAGAAGAGGCAATCATGGTCCTCAATGTGGATGGAGATGTCCCGGAAGGTGTGATGGAAGCGATCCGTGGTATGCCAGGTATCTACTCGGCAAAATTTGCCAGGATCTAA
- a CDS encoding ABC transporter substrate-binding protein yields the protein MLLIFSFLAGCISEQAPPPESIPGPSIIEIEDIASSGSVFTVSDATGREVEIPKNITHILCSGPGCLRYLAYLQASEITLTNNPEERYVTRLAWLPYLVANPGLRDLPSIQAPLYPAQIQSLSPKPDLIVLMNSSGPYSPDDLSRMTNTPILVLKEGDLINAREDMNYSIRVLGLITGKGERASDVIRFFDKIIDNLKSRVSTIPEFQHKVAYIAGFSTGFSTGADSTASHYHPFDLIKVENAAEQTINGNNEVIQFSSEQIRKMNPDALFIDLSTLEKKETAMDDLERNQDFSKIGAIKNGEVYGILPTRMYGESHEVVLMNAYGIGKFLYPNKFMDVDPKTMADYIFIYLYGEPIFEEVNKEFGNLAFSRIPVFM from the coding sequence ATGCTTCTGATCTTCTCATTCCTGGCTGGATGTATATCTGAGCAGGCTCCACCGCCTGAATCAATTCCCGGGCCTTCTATTATAGAAATTGAAGATATTGCAAGTTCTGGTTCGGTTTTTACTGTCAGTGATGCAACAGGGAGGGAGGTTGAAATTCCTAAGAATATAACCCATATTCTGTGTTCGGGCCCTGGGTGTTTACGATATCTTGCTTATCTTCAGGCGTCAGAAATAACCCTTACAAACAATCCTGAAGAACGATATGTCACCAGATTGGCATGGCTTCCGTACCTTGTAGCTAATCCAGGTCTCCGGGATCTCCCTTCCATCCAGGCTCCGCTATATCCGGCACAGATCCAGTCCCTGTCACCAAAGCCTGACCTGATAGTGCTCATGAATAGTTCAGGACCATATAGTCCGGATGATCTCTCCAGGATGACAAATACCCCTATTCTGGTTCTAAAAGAAGGTGATCTAATCAATGCAAGGGAAGATATGAATTACTCGATCCGGGTACTTGGGCTTATTACCGGAAAAGGTGAACGTGCATCCGATGTGATTCGATTTTTTGATAAAATTATCGATAATCTGAAGAGCAGAGTCTCGACAATTCCTGAATTTCAACATAAGGTAGCATATATTGCTGGTTTTTCGACAGGGTTTAGTACTGGTGCAGATTCAACCGCATCACATTACCACCCATTTGACCTTATTAAAGTTGAAAATGCAGCAGAACAGACAATAAATGGGAATAATGAAGTGATTCAGTTTTCATCAGAACAGATTCGCAAGATGAATCCTGATGCGCTATTCATTGATCTCTCAACCCTCGAAAAGAAAGAGACTGCCATGGATGATTTAGAACGAAATCAGGATTTTTCAAAGATTGGGGCAATAAAAAACGGTGAGGTATATGGTATACTTCCAACTCGCATGTATGGAGAAAGTCATGAAGTCGTACTCATGAATGCATATGGTATTGGAAAATTCCTGTATCCGAATAAATTCATGGACGTTGATCCAAAAACAATGGCAGATTATATCTTCATCTATCTGTATGGAGAACCCATCTTTGAAGAAGTAAATAAGGAGTTTGGTAACCTTGCTTTCAGCAGAATCCCTGTTTTTATGTGA
- a CDS encoding mannose-1-phosphate guanylyltransferase/mannose-6-phosphate isomerase: protein MKGVYTIILAGGVGTRLWPLSRTYYPKQFLQVNGHSLFQKTYLRALENSEAGSVFVVTNMLHHFLVKNQITELGYQISDDQVLLEPSGKNTLPAITWGVKKIAEKDKDASIFVFPSDHQLGASAGEELIKALPLADNYIVTFGIVPDSPHTGYGYIAPGTQLGGGYLVREFKEKPDVKTAERYVQDGYYWNSGMFLFSAPVFLSELRTYQQEIADAFEKELIWDELPSISIDYGILEHSDKVAVVPLTSSWSDLGNFNAWYEISGKDACENTGNCVAIESCGNFVTTKDRLTALIGIQDTVVVDTPDALLICRRDMAEKVGDMVKDLKKQGNPITEIHRLVYRPWGSYLGLETGPGFQIKRLTVNPGNRLSLQRHHHRSEHWVVVHGTADVELDGTHSFIRPGESTFVPAGVMHRLGNSGKIPLEVIEVQIGEYLEEDDIERSEDDFKRV from the coding sequence ATGAAGGGTGTTTATACAATTATTCTGGCTGGAGGAGTTGGAACCCGGCTCTGGCCACTTTCCAGGACATATTATCCAAAACAATTTCTTCAGGTAAATGGCCATTCACTCTTTCAAAAAACATATCTCCGTGCGCTTGAAAACAGCGAAGCCGGTTCCGTTTTTGTTGTAACAAATATGCTCCACCATTTCCTGGTGAAAAATCAGATTACTGAGTTAGGATATCAGATATCTGATGACCAGGTTTTACTTGAACCCTCGGGAAAAAACACACTTCCTGCAATAACATGGGGTGTTAAAAAAATCGCAGAAAAAGACAAGGACGCGTCAATCTTTGTTTTTCCCAGTGATCATCAGCTTGGTGCCTCAGCTGGGGAAGAATTGATAAAAGCGTTGCCTTTGGCTGATAATTATATCGTAACCTTCGGAATTGTTCCAGATAGTCCACATACAGGTTACGGATATATTGCTCCTGGAACTCAATTAGGGGGAGGATATCTCGTCAGGGAATTTAAAGAGAAACCTGATGTTAAAACAGCAGAACGGTATGTTCAGGATGGTTATTACTGGAATAGTGGGATGTTTCTCTTCTCTGCTCCGGTATTTTTGAGTGAACTTCGAACATATCAGCAGGAAATAGCAGATGCTTTTGAAAAAGAGTTAATCTGGGATGAGTTGCCTTCAATTTCAATCGATTATGGTATCCTTGAACATTCTGATAAGGTTGCGGTCGTGCCATTAACATCTAGCTGGTCTGATTTAGGGAATTTTAATGCATGGTATGAAATCTCCGGGAAAGATGCCTGTGAGAATACCGGAAATTGTGTTGCGATTGAATCATGTGGGAATTTTGTTACCACAAAAGATAGATTAACGGCACTCATCGGTATCCAGGATACAGTAGTCGTTGATACACCAGATGCCCTTTTAATTTGTCGGCGGGATATGGCTGAGAAAGTCGGAGATATGGTAAAAGATCTCAAAAAACAAGGTAATCCAATAACAGAAATACACCGGTTGGTTTACCGGCCATGGGGATCATATCTCGGCCTAGAAACCGGACCAGGCTTTCAGATAAAGCGACTCACGGTAAACCCAGGTAATCGATTATCTTTGCAACGACATCATCATCGAAGTGAACACTGGGTCGTTGTTCATGGAACTGCGGATGTTGAACTTGATGGTACTCATTCCTTTATCCGACCAGGTGAGAGCACCTTTGTTCCCGCAGGAGTAATGCACCGTCTTGGAAACTCAGGAAAAATTCCCCTTGAAGTAATAGAAGTTCAGATCGGAGAATACCTTGAAGAGGACGATATCGAACGATCTGAAGATGATTTTAAAAGAGTATGA